One part of the Prochlorococcus marinus str. MIT 9313 genome encodes these proteins:
- the accB gene encoding acetyl-CoA carboxylase biotin carboxyl carrier protein: protein MAMQLDHDQLHQLLAALAESDIQEFRLEGDDFRLEVRRNIPAPAVVAPVMPLSSTVEMPSPAPEPRVEMVGPGTPPPAVPGSRTDFLEVTAPMVGTFYRAPGPGESPFVEVGSRIGVGQIVCILEAMKLMNELESEVSGEVVEILVDNGTPVEFGQVLMRVKPG, encoded by the coding sequence TGATCAACTGCACCAGTTGCTTGCAGCCTTGGCGGAAAGCGACATACAGGAATTTCGCCTTGAGGGAGATGATTTTCGTCTAGAGGTCAGGCGGAACATCCCTGCACCAGCAGTGGTGGCTCCGGTGATGCCATTGTCTTCGACCGTTGAGATGCCTTCACCGGCTCCAGAACCGAGAGTTGAGATGGTCGGACCTGGGACTCCGCCTCCAGCGGTACCAGGTTCAAGAACTGATTTCCTGGAGGTAACGGCACCGATGGTCGGCACGTTTTACCGTGCTCCTGGCCCTGGGGAATCCCCATTTGTAGAAGTTGGTAGTCGCATCGGTGTCGGTCAGATCGTGTGCATTTTGGAGGCCATGAAGTTGATGAATGAGTTGGAATCTGAAGTCAGTGGCGAGGTGGTTGAAATCCTTGTAGATAACGGCACGCCAGTTGAGTTCGGTCAGGTTTTGATGCGTGTTAAGCCTGGCTGA
- the pdxA gene encoding 4-hydroxythreonine-4-phosphate dehydrogenase PdxA: MAMPSEGFDANQLIVIAIGDPAGIGMEVTLKALASPSLPSKLHPQLVGCRKSLELTYAQLQAQGISPLANPKNLDIKDLPLQSTLQPGYPTAQSGAASFLWLTKATELLLKGRARALVTAPIAKQAWHAAGHHYPGQTERLKELVGADQASMLFTAISPHNGWRFNTLLATTHIPLAAVPQVLTPELVRAKLNVLKAFCQRFKTDPSIAVAGLNPHAGEQGQLGHEELKWLIPMLNRWKTEHPEIQLDGPLPPDTCWLSAAKAWHGIPCAQTPDGILALYHDQGLIPMKLLAFDSAVNTTLGLPFLRTSPDHGTAFDIAGKGCARPDSMLAALKAAWELTESR, translated from the coding sequence ATGGCTATGCCTTCTGAAGGCTTTGACGCTAATCAACTTATCGTTATCGCCATCGGCGATCCCGCTGGCATCGGGATGGAGGTCACCCTAAAGGCCCTCGCTTCACCAAGCTTGCCATCAAAGCTGCATCCCCAGCTGGTTGGCTGTCGAAAAAGCCTAGAACTGACCTATGCCCAATTACAAGCTCAAGGGATCTCTCCCCTAGCCAATCCAAAGAACCTCGACATCAAAGATCTACCCCTGCAGAGCACACTTCAGCCTGGATACCCCACAGCACAGAGTGGAGCCGCAAGCTTTCTATGGTTGACAAAGGCAACAGAACTCCTCTTGAAGGGTCGAGCCCGCGCCCTTGTTACCGCTCCTATTGCCAAGCAGGCCTGGCATGCAGCAGGCCATCACTATCCCGGTCAAACCGAACGACTTAAAGAACTGGTGGGAGCTGATCAAGCCTCCATGCTCTTCACCGCGATCTCACCTCATAACGGCTGGCGGTTCAACACTCTGCTAGCAACAACCCATATCCCGCTAGCAGCAGTCCCACAAGTGCTTACCCCTGAGTTGGTTAGAGCGAAGCTCAACGTACTCAAGGCATTCTGCCAAAGATTCAAAACCGATCCATCCATTGCAGTCGCAGGCCTCAATCCCCACGCTGGCGAGCAAGGCCAACTGGGCCATGAAGAGCTGAAATGGTTGATCCCAATGCTGAACAGATGGAAAACGGAGCACCCTGAGATCCAACTAGACGGTCCTTTACCTCCCGACACATGTTGGCTTTCAGCTGCAAAGGCTTGGCATGGCATCCCTTGCGCCCAAACCCCAGACGGGATCCTGGCCTTATACCACGATCAAGGTCTAATCCCAATGAAGCTGCTGGCTTTCGACTCGGCCGTCAACACCACCCTTGGGCTTCCATTTCTACGTACCTCACCTGATCACGGCACCGCCTTTGACATTGCCGGAAAGGGATGTGCCAGACCCGACAGCATGTTGGCCGCCCTAAAAGCCGCCTGGGAGCTCACGGAATCACGCTGA
- a CDS encoding SDR family oxidoreductase, which yields MLTELVKRSPPLPTGSKLLVLGGGFSGQHVVALARALGSTAICSRRDINSPDADIAFDSATKLLPATKVLEGVTHLLSCIPPAADGKDPVLTCLGDQLRALPLQWVGYLSTTGVYGDRQGRWVTEIDHPQPQQARSKRRLACEEAWQASGLPLQILRLPGIYGPGRSVLKNVNTGQSRMIHKPNQVFSRIHVDDIAGAILHLIQCAADGQRPIVINVTDDLPTAYTDVLGFAAQLLGKSLPEIEPFAVAAAQMNPMALSFWQENRRVSNQLLCRELGYSLMHPNYQSGLRDCYLAEGFKVSQTNFP from the coding sequence ATGCTCACAGAGCTTGTCAAGCGGAGTCCGCCTCTCCCCACCGGCTCAAAGTTGCTGGTTCTCGGTGGAGGATTCAGTGGCCAGCATGTAGTGGCTCTGGCGAGAGCACTTGGCAGCACTGCTATCTGCAGCCGCAGAGACATCAACAGCCCAGACGCAGACATCGCATTTGATAGTGCCACCAAGCTGTTGCCAGCCACAAAAGTTCTAGAAGGAGTCACGCATTTACTCAGCTGCATACCGCCAGCAGCCGATGGGAAAGATCCAGTACTGACATGCTTGGGCGACCAGCTCAGAGCGTTGCCATTGCAATGGGTTGGCTATCTCTCCACCACAGGGGTTTACGGAGATCGCCAAGGACGCTGGGTCACAGAAATCGATCACCCTCAGCCTCAACAAGCACGGAGCAAAAGAAGATTGGCCTGTGAAGAGGCCTGGCAAGCTTCGGGATTACCCCTGCAGATTCTGCGACTGCCTGGCATCTACGGACCAGGCCGCTCAGTGCTTAAAAACGTCAACACAGGTCAAAGCAGAATGATCCATAAGCCCAACCAAGTGTTTTCAAGAATTCATGTCGATGACATTGCAGGCGCCATCCTGCACCTAATCCAATGCGCTGCTGATGGACAGCGACCCATCGTGATCAACGTCACCGATGACCTGCCAACAGCTTATACAGACGTACTCGGGTTCGCCGCCCAACTACTTGGAAAGTCCTTACCCGAAATTGAGCCATTTGCAGTTGCCGCTGCACAGATGAATCCCATGGCACTCTCCTTCTGGCAAGAGAATCGCAGGGTCAGCAATCAGCTCTTATGCCGCGAGCTTGGCTATTCCCTGATGCATCCCAACTATCAATCCGGCCTTAGAGACTGTTATCTGGCAGAAGGTTTCAAGGTCTCACAGACGAATTTTCCTTAG